A portion of the Salmo trutta chromosome 1, fSalTru1.1, whole genome shotgun sequence genome contains these proteins:
- the LOC115200795 gene encoding ubiquitin carboxyl-terminal hydrolase 37 isoform X2, with protein MVTASVWKNREKKNVKDHHQLDSSFVSSFHLKPSTTSLTPLDPLSGRTPIGTASPSPPGSPARSPSTLSKFFSLSSLSSLHLSSVSSSSSSSEEGSQTSPPFSASSVSLAVSTQSSSSATPPSPACPSSTTHVSSPAPQSSSPNPLDHRGETNKDSETARDLISSEVKEVGAVVPQTKRTVPRFAGIAEASIDLRDSSVSLERPLVRPREAMARLPNLFSKSSTQLGEQSCTGEGEDNTKLLGLPNIGNTCFMNSALQCLLGLPAFCRDILRQQDTWSSSPSSKLLCCFAELHQARLSGGTVNAKKKEKMKILQTVKRCLSVVNEDYEDDGEQDAHECVLLLLFQLKEEGMALKGSPEPYTCPVKQLEFKLKTFRTCTSCGVIVYGQEDYNHLSLNLSQDLTHSLDLYFKPSALECACRVCSGSMASVTRHFLTLPRVLMLHIKRFTAGNWEPEKVDDPISIPTELNLPAVCGATAPVQHGARASSMGKNNMDNTPANSPKGTLDRPASNSSDQLEKPADSEKEQQAAAVRHQPDNIYKLSSVISHLGDNMCTGHYISDVLDSRGSGWLCLDDAHVLRTDEATVLRATAQTAYILFYVCSGPGKGDQAPHY; from the exons ATGGTAACTGCGTCAGTTTGGAAAAACCGGGAGAAGAAGAACGTAAAGGATCACCACCAACTTGATTCTTCCTTTGTCTCTTCTTTCCATTTGAAACCGTCTACAACATCTCTGACACCCCTCGACCCCTTGTCTGGCCGAACACCAATCGGCACTGCATCCCCCTCACCCCCTGGATCCCCTGCCAGATCCCCTTCCACTCTCTCCAAGTTCTTcagcctctcttccctctcctctctccacctgtcatctgtctcttcttcttcttcttcttcagaggAAGGATCACAGACCTCCCCCCCTTTTAGTGCTTCCTCTGTTTCCCTGGCTGTCTCAACTCAGTCATCCTCCTCTGCCACTCCCCCCAGTCCTGCCTGCCCTTCCTCCACAACCCACGTCTCCTCCCCTGCCCCCCAGTCCTCCTCTCCAAACCCCCTGGACCACCGTGGAGAGACCAACAAAGACAGTGAGACTGCCAG AGATCTTATTAGCTctgaggtcaaagaggtgggggCAGTTGTTCCACAGACAAAGAGAACGGTACCCCGATTTGCTGGCATCGCAG AGGCCTCCATTGACCTGAGGGATTCCTCTGTCTCATTGGAGAG GCCGTTGGTCAGGCCTCGGGAAGCCATGGCTCGCCTCCCAAACCTGTTCAGCAAGAGTAGCACCCAGCTGGGGGAGCAGAGCTGCACAGGCGAGGGCGAAGACAACACCAAGCTCCtcgg GTTGCCTAATATTGGCAACACCTGCTTCATGAACTCTGCTCTGCAGTGCCTGCTGGGGCTGCCAGCATTTTGCAGAGACATCCTGAGACAGCAGGACACCTGgagttcctccccctcctctaaaCTGCTATG CTGCTTTGCCGAGTTACATCAGGCAAGGCTTTCTGGAGGCACTGTCAATGCTAAGAAAAAGGAAAAGATGAAAATCCTTCAAACAGTCAAGCGCTGTCTCTCCGTTGTCAATGAGGACTATGAGGACGACGGTGAACAG GATGCCCATGAATGTGTGTTGCTCCTCCTCTTTCAGCTGAAGGAGGAGGGTATGGCATTAAAGGGCTCCCCGGAGCCATACACCTGCCCCGTGAAGCAGTTAGAATTCAAGCTGAAGACTTTCCgtacctgcaccag CTGTGGAGTTATAGTGTATGGTCAGGAGGATTACAATCACCTGTCACTGAACCTGAGCCAAGACCTGACACACAGCCTGGACCTCTACTTTAAG CCATCTGCGTTAGAGTGTGCATGCAGGGTGTGCTCAGGCAGCATGGCATCTGTGACTAGGCACTTCCTCACGCTGCCCCG GGTCCTAATGCTTCATATCAAGCGGTTTACTGCAGGCAACTGGGAGCCAGAGAAGGTGGATGATCCCATATCCATCCCTACAGAACTGAACCTCCCAGCCGTATGTGGGGCGACAGCCCCTGTCCAGCATGGAGCCAG GGCAAGCTCCATGGGGAAAAATAACATGGACAACACACCTGCAAACTCCCCGAAAGGCACCCTTGATAGACCAG CTTCAAATTCCTCTGACCAGCTAGAGAAACCAGCTGACAGTGAGAAAGAGCAGCAGGCAGCCgctgtg AGACACCAGCCAGACAATATCTACAAATTGTCAAGTGTGATCTCACATCTGGGAGACAACATGTGTACAG GCCACTACATCAGTGATGTTTTGGACAGCCGTGGCAGTGGGTGGCTCTGCCTGGATGACGCACATGTCTTGAGGACAGATGAGGCCACTGTGCTGAGGGCAACGGCACAGACTGCCTACATCCTGTTCTATGTCTGCAG TGGACCAGGTAAAGGAGACCAGGCCCCTCACTACTAG
- the LOC115200795 gene encoding ubiquitin carboxyl-terminal hydrolase 37 isoform X1 — protein sequence MVTASVWKNREKKNVKDHHQLDSSFVSSFHLKPSTTSLTPLDPLSGRTPIGTASPSPPGSPARSPSTLSKFFSLSSLSSLHLSSVSSSSSSSEEGSQTSPPFSASSVSLAVSTQSSSSATPPSPACPSSTTHVSSPAPQSSSPNPLDHRGETNKDSETARDLISSEVKEVGAVVPQTKRTVPRFAGIAEASIDLRDSSVSLERPLVRPREAMARLPNLFSKSSTQLGEQSCTGEGEDNTKLLGLPNIGNTCFMNSALQCLLGLPAFCRDILRQQDTWSSSPSSKLLCCFAELHQARLSGGTVNAKKKEKMKILQTVKRCLSVVNEDYEDDGEQDAHECVLLLLFQLKEEGMALKGSPEPYTCPVKQLEFKLKTFRTCTSCGVIVYGQEDYNHLSLNLSQDLTHSLDLYFKPSALECACRVCSGSMASVTRHFLTLPRVLMLHIKRFTAGNWEPEKVDDPISIPTELNLPAVCGATAPVQHGARASSMGKNNMDNTPANSPKGTLDRPASNSSDQLEKPADSEKEQQAAAVRHQPDNIYKLSSVISHLGDNMCTGKMHARTHNSESLMYTLFCFPCSLGHYISDVLDSRGSGWLCLDDAHVLRTDEATVLRATAQTAYILFYVCSGPGKGDQAPHY from the exons ATGGTAACTGCGTCAGTTTGGAAAAACCGGGAGAAGAAGAACGTAAAGGATCACCACCAACTTGATTCTTCCTTTGTCTCTTCTTTCCATTTGAAACCGTCTACAACATCTCTGACACCCCTCGACCCCTTGTCTGGCCGAACACCAATCGGCACTGCATCCCCCTCACCCCCTGGATCCCCTGCCAGATCCCCTTCCACTCTCTCCAAGTTCTTcagcctctcttccctctcctctctccacctgtcatctgtctcttcttcttcttcttcttcagaggAAGGATCACAGACCTCCCCCCCTTTTAGTGCTTCCTCTGTTTCCCTGGCTGTCTCAACTCAGTCATCCTCCTCTGCCACTCCCCCCAGTCCTGCCTGCCCTTCCTCCACAACCCACGTCTCCTCCCCTGCCCCCCAGTCCTCCTCTCCAAACCCCCTGGACCACCGTGGAGAGACCAACAAAGACAGTGAGACTGCCAG AGATCTTATTAGCTctgaggtcaaagaggtgggggCAGTTGTTCCACAGACAAAGAGAACGGTACCCCGATTTGCTGGCATCGCAG AGGCCTCCATTGACCTGAGGGATTCCTCTGTCTCATTGGAGAG GCCGTTGGTCAGGCCTCGGGAAGCCATGGCTCGCCTCCCAAACCTGTTCAGCAAGAGTAGCACCCAGCTGGGGGAGCAGAGCTGCACAGGCGAGGGCGAAGACAACACCAAGCTCCtcgg GTTGCCTAATATTGGCAACACCTGCTTCATGAACTCTGCTCTGCAGTGCCTGCTGGGGCTGCCAGCATTTTGCAGAGACATCCTGAGACAGCAGGACACCTGgagttcctccccctcctctaaaCTGCTATG CTGCTTTGCCGAGTTACATCAGGCAAGGCTTTCTGGAGGCACTGTCAATGCTAAGAAAAAGGAAAAGATGAAAATCCTTCAAACAGTCAAGCGCTGTCTCTCCGTTGTCAATGAGGACTATGAGGACGACGGTGAACAG GATGCCCATGAATGTGTGTTGCTCCTCCTCTTTCAGCTGAAGGAGGAGGGTATGGCATTAAAGGGCTCCCCGGAGCCATACACCTGCCCCGTGAAGCAGTTAGAATTCAAGCTGAAGACTTTCCgtacctgcaccag CTGTGGAGTTATAGTGTATGGTCAGGAGGATTACAATCACCTGTCACTGAACCTGAGCCAAGACCTGACACACAGCCTGGACCTCTACTTTAAG CCATCTGCGTTAGAGTGTGCATGCAGGGTGTGCTCAGGCAGCATGGCATCTGTGACTAGGCACTTCCTCACGCTGCCCCG GGTCCTAATGCTTCATATCAAGCGGTTTACTGCAGGCAACTGGGAGCCAGAGAAGGTGGATGATCCCATATCCATCCCTACAGAACTGAACCTCCCAGCCGTATGTGGGGCGACAGCCCCTGTCCAGCATGGAGCCAG GGCAAGCTCCATGGGGAAAAATAACATGGACAACACACCTGCAAACTCCCCGAAAGGCACCCTTGATAGACCAG CTTCAAATTCCTCTGACCAGCTAGAGAAACCAGCTGACAGTGAGAAAGAGCAGCAGGCAGCCgctgtg AGACACCAGCCAGACAATATCTACAAATTGTCAAGTGTGATCTCACATCTGGGAGACAACATGTGTACAGGTaaaatgcacgcacgcacacacaattcTGAAAGCTTAATGTACACTCTATTCTGTTTCCCTTGTTCCCTAGGCCACTACATCAGTGATGTTTTGGACAGCCGTGGCAGTGGGTGGCTCTGCCTGGATGACGCACATGTCTTGAGGACAGATGAGGCCACTGTGCTGAGGGCAACGGCACAGACTGCCTACATCCTGTTCTATGTCTGCAG TGGACCAGGTAAAGGAGACCAGGCCCCTCACTACTAG
- the LOC115200795 gene encoding ubiquitin carboxyl-terminal hydrolase 37 isoform X3 has protein sequence MVTASVWKNREKKNVKDHHQLDSSFVSSFHLKPSTTSLTPLDPLSGRTPIGTASPSPPGSPARSPSTLSKFFSLSSLSSLHLSSVSSSSSSSEEGSQTSPPFSASSVSLAVSTQSSSSATPPSPACPSSTTHVSSPAPQSSSPNPLDHRGETNKDSETARDLISSEVKEVGAVVPQTKRTVPRFAGIAEASIDLRDSSVSLERPLVRPREAMARLPNLFSKSSTQLGEQSCTGEGEDNTKLLGLPNIGNTCFMNSALQCLLGLPAFCRDILRQQDTWSSSPSSKLLCCFAELHQARLSGGTVNAKKKEKMKILQTVKRCLSVVNEDYEDDGEQDAHECVLLLLFQLKEEGMALKGSPEPYTCPVKQLEFKLKTFRTCTSCGVIVYGQEDYNHLSLNLSQDLTHSLDLYFKPSALECACRVCSGSMASVTRHFLTLPRVLMLHIKRFTAGNWEPEKVDDPISIPTELNLPAVCGATAPVQHGARASSMGKNNMDNTPANSPKGTLDRPETPARQYLQIVKCDLTSGRQHVYRPLHQ, from the exons ATGGTAACTGCGTCAGTTTGGAAAAACCGGGAGAAGAAGAACGTAAAGGATCACCACCAACTTGATTCTTCCTTTGTCTCTTCTTTCCATTTGAAACCGTCTACAACATCTCTGACACCCCTCGACCCCTTGTCTGGCCGAACACCAATCGGCACTGCATCCCCCTCACCCCCTGGATCCCCTGCCAGATCCCCTTCCACTCTCTCCAAGTTCTTcagcctctcttccctctcctctctccacctgtcatctgtctcttcttcttcttcttcttcagaggAAGGATCACAGACCTCCCCCCCTTTTAGTGCTTCCTCTGTTTCCCTGGCTGTCTCAACTCAGTCATCCTCCTCTGCCACTCCCCCCAGTCCTGCCTGCCCTTCCTCCACAACCCACGTCTCCTCCCCTGCCCCCCAGTCCTCCTCTCCAAACCCCCTGGACCACCGTGGAGAGACCAACAAAGACAGTGAGACTGCCAG AGATCTTATTAGCTctgaggtcaaagaggtgggggCAGTTGTTCCACAGACAAAGAGAACGGTACCCCGATTTGCTGGCATCGCAG AGGCCTCCATTGACCTGAGGGATTCCTCTGTCTCATTGGAGAG GCCGTTGGTCAGGCCTCGGGAAGCCATGGCTCGCCTCCCAAACCTGTTCAGCAAGAGTAGCACCCAGCTGGGGGAGCAGAGCTGCACAGGCGAGGGCGAAGACAACACCAAGCTCCtcgg GTTGCCTAATATTGGCAACACCTGCTTCATGAACTCTGCTCTGCAGTGCCTGCTGGGGCTGCCAGCATTTTGCAGAGACATCCTGAGACAGCAGGACACCTGgagttcctccccctcctctaaaCTGCTATG CTGCTTTGCCGAGTTACATCAGGCAAGGCTTTCTGGAGGCACTGTCAATGCTAAGAAAAAGGAAAAGATGAAAATCCTTCAAACAGTCAAGCGCTGTCTCTCCGTTGTCAATGAGGACTATGAGGACGACGGTGAACAG GATGCCCATGAATGTGTGTTGCTCCTCCTCTTTCAGCTGAAGGAGGAGGGTATGGCATTAAAGGGCTCCCCGGAGCCATACACCTGCCCCGTGAAGCAGTTAGAATTCAAGCTGAAGACTTTCCgtacctgcaccag CTGTGGAGTTATAGTGTATGGTCAGGAGGATTACAATCACCTGTCACTGAACCTGAGCCAAGACCTGACACACAGCCTGGACCTCTACTTTAAG CCATCTGCGTTAGAGTGTGCATGCAGGGTGTGCTCAGGCAGCATGGCATCTGTGACTAGGCACTTCCTCACGCTGCCCCG GGTCCTAATGCTTCATATCAAGCGGTTTACTGCAGGCAACTGGGAGCCAGAGAAGGTGGATGATCCCATATCCATCCCTACAGAACTGAACCTCCCAGCCGTATGTGGGGCGACAGCCCCTGTCCAGCATGGAGCCAG GGCAAGCTCCATGGGGAAAAATAACATGGACAACACACCTGCAAACTCCCCGAAAGGCACCCTTGATAGACCAG AGACACCAGCCAGACAATATCTACAAATTGTCAAGTGTGATCTCACATCTGGGAGACAACATGTGTACAG GCCACTACATCAGTGA